The following are encoded together in the Labeo rohita strain BAU-BD-2019 chromosome 17, IGBB_LRoh.1.0, whole genome shotgun sequence genome:
- the eva1a gene encoding protein eva-1 homolog A, with amino-acid sequence MVTAFLNERQATTEEMALVSNALAAYSFIADHPERAALYFVCGVCLGLVLTLIALVVQISCRTDCKTQQAPKKPGKTAETTSDTSDSDSDWDNTSDLSARRHRRFERTLGNVFTSAEELERAQRLEERERIIREIWMNGQPDMPGTRSLNRYY; translated from the exons ATGGTTACAGCTTTCCTCAATGAAAGGCAAGCCACTACTGAGGAGATGGCTTTAGTAAGCAATGCACTGGCTGCTTACTCCTTCATAGCAG ATCACCCGGAACGGGCGGCACTGTATTTTGTGTGTGGAGTGTGTTTGGGACTCGTTCTCACGCTCATCGCGTTGGTGGTGCAGATCTCCTGTCGAACAGACTGCAAAACGCAACAAGCCCCCAAGAAACCAGGAAAGACTGCGGAGACCACCAGTGACACAAGCGACAGCGATTCGGACTGGGACAATACCTCCGACCTGTCAGCACGCCGCCACCGGCGCTTTGAACGGACGCTCGGTAACGTGTTTACTTCCGCCGAAGAGCTGGAGCGCGCACAGCGATTAGAGGAACGCGAGCGGATCATAAGGGAGATCTGGATGAACGGACAGCCGGACATGCCGGGCACACGCAGCCTGAACCGCTACTATTAA
- the xkr5b gene encoding XK-related protein 5b, producing MQNQKGSAKITWSHVCLYSFSAVIVLLEKAALVLCFTHYLWMGKELLAWLTLGLCLPVTAVQLLSLKWYITDTERPKPSLLLVHCLHLGVYHRLWKCMKSQGGQVKFGASLMQQADVSALLLIEALTLSLPQSLLQTYSLFTLQPSFLSPVVLCVGLSLLNVSWFLVLYSRSCFLLRPGHLHMTPAAMLCQLIWRGGMLGARVASLMFFCSTFHWWSCGVVGFHWLIMTFWQVSQQTDICINRGSWRLFNFILGALHIFLFLNVKDGPSRYRMTGFYLLMLLENTFLLLLASDSLSGPSWDSMSVPLAVLCSFLIGVIFVVLYYRFLHPKSTEILQSLRLQMSLTAVDGTTDVDCKDTTLQSSRHNHGTFSVTGFAPDKYTEGSSLQPLEGDWHHHHMLIRLALKTGNKDKISCLYGDRGLSVILENDGAPDIDTGGNGCNQPIMEAGEQSKSCPVENQEGVSGTEVRQQSPEKGAVYNTCPVDCSSTVYFSAEAHSSHSVGDSTLDKENMAVISPIVNVAAPHLTVKQLLNRNPCYTSTPIPDLKTIQSTSPRLGGARRQVHF from the exons ATGCAGAATCAAAAGGGAAGTGCCAAGATCACATGGAGTCACGTCTGCCTCTACTCTTTTTCAGCAGTCATTGTTTTATTGGAGAAAGCGGCAC TTGTACTGTGCTTTACTCACTACCTCTGGATGGGAAAGGAGCTGCTGGCCTGGCTGACTCTGGGTCTGTGTCTGCCTGTCACGGCTGTGCAGCTGCTTAGTCTGAAGTGGTACATCACTGATACAGAAAGACCCAAGCCCTCACTTCTCCTTGTGCATTGTCTGCATCTGGGCGTCTACCACAG GTTATGGAAATGCATGAAGTCCCAGGGTGGGCAAGTTAAGTTTGGTGCATCACTAATGCAGCAGGCTGATGTGTCTGCTCTATTACTGATCGAGGCCCTGACCCTCAGCCTTCCTCAAAGTCTGCTTCAGACCTACAGTTTATTCACCCTTCAACCTAGCTTTCTGTCACCAG TGGTCTTATGTGTCGGGCTGAGCCTCCTGAATGTGTCCTGGTTTCTGGTCCTGTACAGCCGCTCATGCTTTCTGCTCCGTCCCGGCCATCTGCACATGACTCCTGCTGCAATGCTGTGCCAGCTCATATGGAGGGGAGGCATGCTGGGTGCCAGGGTAGCCAGCCTCATGTTCTTCTGCAGTACATTTCACTGGTGGTCCTGTGGAGTCGTGG GTTTCCACTGGCTCATTATGACTTTCTGGCAAGTGTCCCAGCAGACAGACATTTGCATTAACCGTGGTTCCTGGCGGCTCTTCAACTTTATCTTAGGGGCATTGCACATTTTCCTCTTCCTTAACGTCAAAGACGGGCCCTCCCGGTACCGCATGACTGGATTCTATTTG TTAATGTTGCTGGAGAACACCTTCCTTCTGCTTTTGGCGTCAGACTCACTCAGTGGGCCTTCATGGGACAGCATGAGTGTTCCTCTGGCTGTCTTATGCAGCTTCCTCATCG GTGTCATTTTTGTAGTTCTTTACTACCGATTTCTTCATCCAAAATCTACGGAGATCCTCCAGAGTCTGAGACTCCAAATGAGCCTGACAGCTGTTGACGGAACTACCGATGTGGACTGCAAGGACACAACACTTCAGTCCTCCAGACACAATCATGGCACTTTCTCAGTGACTGGTTTTGCTCCTGATAAGTATACAGAAGGCTCTTCTCTTCAGCCACTAGAGGGTGACTGGCACCATCATCATATGTTAATACGTCTGGCTCTCAAAACTGGAAACAAAGACAAGATCAGCTGCTTGTATGGAGACAGAGGGCTTTCAGTCATTCTGGAGAATGATGGTGCACCCGACATAGACACTGGAGGTAACGGTTGTAACCAGCCAATCATGGAAGCAGGTGAACAATCTAAAAGTTGTCCAGTTGAAAACCAAGAGGGAGTTTCTGGTACTGAAGTCAGACAGCAGTCTCCAGAGAAGGGTGCAGTGTATAACACCTGCCCTGTGGACTGCAGTAGCACTGTTTACTTTAGTGCAGAAGCCCACTCCTCTCACAGTGTTGGCGATTCTACATTAGATAAAGAGAATATGGCTGTGATCAGTCCCATTGTAAATGTAGCTGCACCACATCTCACTGTCAAACAGCTGTTAAACAGGAACCCGTGTTATACCTCAACTCCAATACCAGACCTTAAAACAATACAGAGTACAAGTCCTCGATTAGGAGGGGCGAGAAGACaggtacatttttaa
- the ctsba gene encoding LOW QUALITY PROTEIN: cathepsin B (The sequence of the model RefSeq protein was modified relative to this genomic sequence to represent the inferred CDS: deleted 2 bases in 2 codons) gives MWRLAFLCVISALSVSWARPRVAPLSQEMVNFINKANTTWKAGHNFRDVDYSYVKSLCGTFLKGPKLPVMVQYADNIKLPASFDPRDQWPNCPTLKEIRDQGSCGSCWAFGAAEAISDRICIHSNAKVSVEISAQDLLTCCDSCGFGCNGGYPSAAWSFWNSDGLVSGGLYNSHVGCRPYTIEPCEHHVNGSRPPCTGEGGDTPNCDMACEPGYSPSYKQDKHFGKTSYGVPSNQQDIMKELFKNGPVEGAFTVYEDFLQYKSGVYQHVGGSAVGGHAIKILGWGEENGVPYWLAANSWNTDWGDNGYFKILRGEDHCGIESEIVAGIPQ, from the exons ATGTGGCGGCTGGCTTTCCTGTGCGTGATCTCAGCCCTTTCAGTTAGCTGGGCTCGACCTCGCGTCGCTCCCCTCTCCCAAGAGATGGTCAACTTCATTAATAAAGCAAACACTACTTGGAAG GCTGGACACAATTTCCGTGATGTGGACTATAGCTATGTGAAGAGTCTGTGTGGGACTTTTCTGAAAGGACCCAAACTCCCTGTCAT GGTGCAGTATGCTGATAATATCAAGCTCCCCGCCAGCTTTGATCCCAGAGATCAGTGGCCCAACTGCCCCACTCTtaaagagatcagagaccaggGTTCTTGCGGTTCATGCTGG GCATTTGGGGCTGCTGAAGCCATATCTGACAGAATATGCATCCACAGCAATGCCAAAGTGAGTGTGGAGATCTCCGCTCAGGACCTGCTTACCTGCTGTGACAGCTGTGGCTTCGG ATGTAATGGTGGATACCCTTCTGCTGCTTGGTCTTTCTGGAACTCAGACGGTCTGGTCAGCGGTGGACTCTATAACTCCCATGTTG GCTGCCGTCCATACACCATTGAACCCTGTGAACATCATGTGAATGGCAGTCGC CCCCCTTGTACTGGAGAGGGTGGAGACACTCCTAACTGTGATATGGCCTGTGAACCTGGCTACAGCCCCTCTTACAAGCAGGACAAACACTTTG GAAAGACATCTTATGGTGTCCCATCTAATCAGCAGGACATTATGAAAGAGCTCTTTAAGAATGGCCCAGTAGAG GGAGCTTTCACTGTCTATGAGGACTTCCTGCAGTACAAATCTG GTGTATATCAGCACGTGGGTGGATCTGCAGTAGGTGGTCATGCTATTAAGATCCTGGGCTGGGGAGAGGAGAATGGTGTCCCCTACTGGCTTGCTGCTAACTCCTGGAACACTGACTGGGGTGATAATG GATATTTCAAGATTCTCCGAGGTGAGGACCACTGTGGCATTGAATCTGAAATTGTAGCTGGAATCCCACAGTAA